In Topomyia yanbarensis strain Yona2022 chromosome 2, ASM3024719v1, whole genome shotgun sequence, one DNA window encodes the following:
- the LOC131678819 gene encoding translation factor GUF1 homolog, mitochondrial, with translation MNSLFRIRPAFFQIRPVHRQTRTFIRHMSISSRLQSEDITYDQIPVSRIRNFSIIAHVDHGKSTLADRLLELTGSISSNAGNKQVLDSLQVEKERGITVKAQTASLLYKNGGENFLLNLIDTPGHVDFSNEVSRSLSACDGVILLVDANEGVQAQTVANYHLAKSKQLVIVPVLNKIDLKNARPEEVAQELFTLFEIDPDEVLRISAKLGTGCEAVLREIVRRLPAPDARRDENFRALIFDSWFDRYRGALNLVYVKDGNISIGQEIVSCHTGKTYEVRSLALLRPGEEQVNRLVAGQVGLLGCNMRTSKESNIGDTLYLKQDKTCVPLPGFKPQQPMVFAGVYPADQSQHPYLKSAIEKLVLNDSAVTVNPDSSPALGQGWRLGFLGLLHLDVFSQRLQQEYDAEPILTAPSVTYKIKLKGAKIIAAHGGNEIIHISNPALFPEKTLVEEYYEPFVLGTIIAPTECTGSIIGLCVERRAIQKTSINIDNNRIMTTYMMPLNEIVVDFHDQLKSISSGYASFDYEDHGYVASALVRMDILLNGQMVDELCTIVHISKAHSHARELVLKLKELIPRQMVQIAIQAVVGGKIVARETLKAYRKDVTAKLYGGDVTRRMKLLKQQSEGKKKMRSIANINVPRDTFINVLKR, from the exons ATGAATTCATTATTCCGGATTAGACCAGCATTCTTTCAAATCCGTCCTGTTCATAG ACAAACCCGAACATTTATTCGTCACATGAGCATATCCTCCCGGCTACAGTCGGAAGACATCACCTATGATCAGATTCCGGTATCGCGAATCCGGAACTTCAGCATAATTGCTCACGTAGATCACGGTAAGAGTACCTTGGCTGATCGTTTGCTAGAGCTAACCGGTTCGATATCGTCGAATGCTGGCAACAAGCAGGTTCTGGATAGCCTACAAGTCGAAAAGGAACGTGGCATTACGGTGAAGGCTCAAACCGCTTCGCTGTTGTATAAGAACGGTGGTGAGAACTTCCTGCTGAATCTAATCGATACGCCCGGGCATGTGGATTTTTCAAACGAAGTGTCACGATCGCTGTCCGCATGCGACGGTGTTATTCTTTTGGTTGATGCGAATGAAGGTGTACAAGCCCAAACAGTCGCCAACTATCATCTAGCGAAATCAAAGCAATTGGTTATCGTTCCGGTACTGAATAAGATTGACTTGAAAAATGCTCGCCCAGAGGAAGTGGCACAGGAATTGTTCACTCTGTTTGAGATTGATCCGGATGAGGTGTTGAGGATTTCTGCCAAACTGGGTACAGGATGTGAGGCTGTTTTGAGAGAAATTGTTCGCAGGCTGCCAGCGCCAGATGCGAGAAGAGACGAAAATTTCCGAGCCTTAATTTTTGATAGTTGGTTTGACCGATATCGAGGTGCACTAAATTTGGTGTATGTGAAAGATGGTAATATTAGCATAGGCCAGGAGATTGTTTCCTGTCACACTGGCAAAACATACGAGGTAAGAAGTTTAGCTTTGTTACGACCTGGTGAAGAACAAGTCAATCGACTGGTTGCTGGCCAAGTTGGTCTACTAGGATGCAATATGCGAACCAGTAAGGAATCTAACATTGGCGACACTCTCTACCTGAAGCAGGATAAAACGTGCGTTCCTCTACCAGGGTTTAAACCACAACAGCCGATGGTGTTTGCCGGAGTTTACCCAGCGGATCAGTCACAGCATCCCTACCTCAAAAGTGCTATCGAAAAACTTGTGCTTAACGATTCAGCTGTTACTGTAAACCCTGATTCCAGTCCTGCTTTGGGGCAAGGCTGGCGACTGGGATTCTTAGGATTACTACATTTGGATGTTTTTAGTCAGAGACTGCAGCAAGAATACGATGCCGAACCGATCCTGACCGCTCCTTCAGTGACCTACAAGATTAAACTGAAAGGTGCTAAAATAATAGCTGCACACGGTGGAAACGAAATAATTCATATAAGCAATCCAGCTTTGTTTCCGGAAAAGACGCTAGTTGAGGAATATTATGAACCGTTCGTGCTTGGGACGATTATTGCTCCCACGGAATGTACCGGTTCGATCATAGGATTGTGCGTAGAACGACGGGCCATCCAGAAGACTTCGATTAACATCGACAACAATCGGATTATGACCACCTACATGATGCCGCTGAATGAAATAGTTGTTGATTTTCACGATCAGCTCAAGTCAATCAGTTCTGGTTACGCCAGTTTCGATTACGAAGATCATGGTTACGTGGCCAGTGCTCTGGTGAGGATGGACATACTACTGAATGGACAGATGGTGGATGAACTGTGTACCATAGTTCACATCAGCAAGGCGCATTCGCATGCGCGGGAGCTAGTGTTAAAGCTGAAGGAACTGATTCCTAGACAAATGGTGCAAATAGCAATCCAGGCCGTGGTTGGCGGGAAGATTGTGGCTCGGGAAACGCTTAAAGCCTACCGGAAGGATGTAACGGCAAAACTG taCGGTGGTGATGTCACCCGGAGAATGAAACTGCTGAAACAACAGTCGGAAGGCAAGAAGAAAATGCGTTCTATCGCCAATATAAACGTTCCGAGGGATACGTTCATTAACGTGTTGAAACGATAG